The proteins below are encoded in one region of Chloroflexota bacterium:
- a CDS encoding Rieske 2Fe-2S domain-containing protein: MITKETNERLTQTGPGTPMGNLLRRYWHVVGALPDLEADPVRPVRLLGEDLILFRDEAGRLGLIAERCAHRGISLAHGIPQSNGLRCAYHGWTYDPDGHVVDMPFEPACLPLRIAAYPVAELGGLVWAYLGPEPRPLLPRYEGFVREDLDKNVTIKLLPCNWVQCMDNSMDPVHFEHLHGHYGNYMNRRLGKEPAMRTPRHLKIAFEEFEYGVYKRRLVEGETEDCDDWTVGHPILFPNILAQLQDAYHSYQIRVPVDDTHTLHVLYRGTLRKPGAAPQNGLIVKHERVEYDDLGRVFAPTVIQQDEAAWIGQGPISDRTVEHLVTSDKGVALYHNLLLENIEKVERGEDPMAVVRDPAKNEPMIEIRHERVARAAYRPWLREGFVTAAS, translated from the coding sequence ATGATCACCAAGGAAACCAACGAACGGCTGACTCAGACCGGACCAGGAACCCCCATGGGCAACCTCTTGCGGCGGTATTGGCACGTGGTGGGCGCACTTCCTGACCTCGAAGCCGATCCCGTGCGCCCGGTTCGCCTTCTTGGCGAGGACCTCATTCTCTTCCGGGATGAAGCCGGTCGGCTGGGCCTGATCGCCGAACGGTGCGCCCACCGAGGCATCTCGCTCGCCCACGGGATTCCGCAGTCCAATGGGCTCCGCTGTGCGTACCACGGGTGGACCTACGATCCCGACGGCCACGTCGTTGACATGCCGTTCGAGCCCGCCTGCCTTCCATTGAGAATCGCCGCCTATCCCGTCGCGGAGCTGGGCGGGCTCGTCTGGGCGTATCTTGGGCCCGAGCCGCGCCCGCTCCTCCCGCGCTACGAAGGGTTCGTTCGCGAGGACCTGGACAAGAACGTCACCATCAAGCTGCTGCCGTGCAACTGGGTCCAGTGCATGGACAACTCGATGGATCCGGTCCACTTCGAGCACCTGCATGGCCATTATGGCAACTACATGAACAGGCGGCTGGGCAAGGAGCCGGCCATGCGCACGCCGCGCCACCTCAAGATCGCATTCGAGGAGTTCGAGTACGGCGTCTACAAGCGGCGCCTCGTCGAAGGGGAAACGGAGGACTGCGACGACTGGACCGTGGGCCACCCGATCCTTTTTCCCAACATCCTCGCACAGCTCCAGGATGCGTACCACAGCTATCAGATCCGCGTGCCCGTCGACGACACGCACACCTTGCACGTGCTGTACCGGGGAACACTGCGCAAGCCGGGAGCCGCCCCGCAGAACGGCCTGATCGTGAAGCACGAGCGGGTCGAGTACGACGACCTCGGGCGCGTCTTCGCGCCCACCGTGATTCAGCAGGACGAGGCCGCCTGGATCGGACAAGGCCCAATCTCGGACCGCACGGTCGAGCATCTCGTCACCTCGGACAAGGGCGTTGCCCTATACCACAACCTGCTTCTCGAGAACATCGAGAAGGTCGAGCGCGGTGAGGACCCGATGGCGGTCGTTCGCGATCCGGCGAAGAACGAGCCGATGATCGAAATCCGCCACGAGCGCGTGGCCCGCGCGGCCTATCGGCCCTGGCTGCGC